From a single Micromonospora carbonacea genomic region:
- a CDS encoding TIGR03089 family protein, producing the protein MADNIARVLAAAIAPDPAQPLLTWYDDATGERTELSGATLANWVAKTANLLTDEVAAGPGESAGALLPPHWQTAAVLLGCWSAGLVVADAPGAVEVLFAAADRVGEADAWPAGERYALALAPFALPLREVPAGFADYVVAVRAHGDHFTPYAAGGPADAELLGRATARAAELGLARGDRVLLDVAAYPDPVDWLLAPLVAGASTVLCANADPARLPARADTERVTRTLA; encoded by the coding sequence ATGGCCGACAACATTGCCCGGGTGCTCGCCGCAGCGATCGCACCCGATCCCGCGCAACCCCTGCTGACCTGGTACGACGACGCCACCGGCGAGCGCACCGAACTGTCCGGCGCGACGCTGGCGAACTGGGTGGCCAAGACCGCCAACCTGCTGACCGACGAGGTGGCCGCCGGCCCGGGCGAGTCGGCCGGGGCGCTGCTCCCACCGCACTGGCAGACCGCCGCCGTGCTGCTGGGCTGCTGGTCGGCGGGGCTGGTGGTGGCCGACGCGCCGGGGGCGGTGGAGGTGCTCTTCGCGGCCGCCGACCGGGTCGGCGAGGCCGACGCCTGGCCGGCCGGCGAGCGGTACGCGCTGGCGCTCGCCCCGTTCGCCCTGCCGCTGCGCGAGGTGCCCGCCGGCTTCGCCGACTACGTGGTCGCCGTGCGCGCGCACGGCGACCACTTCACCCCGTACGCCGCCGGTGGGCCGGCCGACGCGGAGCTGCTGGGCCGCGCGACGGCCCGGGCCGCGGAGCTGGGGCTCGCCCGGGGCGACCGGGTCCTGCTGGACGTGGCCGCCTACCCTGACCCGGTCGACTGGCTGCTCGCCCCGCTGGTGGCCGGCGCGTCGACGGTGCTGTGCGCCAACGCCGACCCGGCCCGGCTGCCGGCCCGCGCCGACACGGAACGGGTCACCCGCACCCTGGCCTGA
- a CDS encoding acetoacetate--CoA ligase, which produces MGDVLWTPPADVRERSRIGAYLRWLAEHRGLEFADYAALWEWSVTDLDGFWRSVWDHFGVVAHTGPTAILADPAMPGARWFPGATLNYAENVLRMPGLGDDDPVVIAHGQTRAPQTLTAAELREQVRRVAAGLRRLGVGPGDRVAAYAPNIPETYVLLLATASLGAIFSSCAPEFGTRSVTDRWRQIEPTVLVAVDGYRYGDKPVDRRGEVAAIRAALPSLRHTVAVAYLDPAGPAPDGAVSWAELAAPTDEPLTFAGVPFDHPLYVLYSSGTTGLPKPIVHGHGGILLEHLKMLALHHDLGPGDRFFWFTTTGWMMWNFLVSAPAVGAAIVLFDGNPGHPDLGGLWRLAAETGTTYFGTSAPFLLACRKAGLVPREVADLSALRGVGSTGAPLPAEGFTWVYEAVGTDLQLQSLSGGTDVCTGFVGGVPLLPVHAGEITCRALGARVEARSADGTPVLGELGELVITAPMPSMPVGFWNDADGSRYREAYFELYPGVWRHGDWITINERGGCVITGRSDATLNRGGVRLGTAEFYSVVEGLDEVVDSVVVHLEDDEGGAGELLLFVVLAEGLELDDALRRKICRELRTALSPRHVPDEIHQVRAVPRTLSAKKLEVPVKKILTGTPVDDAAAKGALANPESLTAFAAFAQRRPAPEAPARS; this is translated from the coding sequence GTGGGTGACGTGCTGTGGACACCGCCGGCGGACGTGCGCGAGCGGTCCCGGATCGGTGCCTACCTGCGTTGGCTGGCGGAGCACCGGGGGCTGGAGTTCGCCGACTACGCCGCGCTGTGGGAGTGGTCGGTCACCGACCTCGACGGGTTCTGGCGGTCCGTCTGGGACCACTTCGGCGTCGTCGCGCACACCGGGCCGACGGCCATCCTGGCCGACCCGGCGATGCCGGGCGCCCGCTGGTTCCCCGGGGCCACGCTCAACTACGCCGAGAACGTGCTGCGCATGCCGGGGCTCGGCGACGACGACCCGGTGGTGATCGCGCACGGGCAGACCCGCGCGCCGCAGACCCTGACCGCCGCCGAGCTGCGCGAGCAGGTCCGTCGGGTGGCGGCCGGGCTGCGCCGCCTCGGCGTCGGCCCCGGCGACCGGGTCGCCGCGTACGCGCCGAACATCCCCGAGACGTACGTGCTGCTGCTGGCCACCGCCAGCCTCGGCGCGATCTTCTCGTCCTGCGCGCCGGAGTTCGGCACCCGCAGCGTCACCGACCGGTGGCGGCAGATCGAGCCGACGGTCCTCGTCGCCGTCGACGGCTACCGGTACGGCGACAAGCCCGTCGACCGGCGCGGCGAGGTGGCCGCCATCCGGGCCGCCCTGCCGTCGCTGCGGCACACCGTCGCCGTCGCGTACCTCGACCCGGCCGGCCCGGCCCCCGACGGCGCGGTCTCCTGGGCGGAGCTGGCCGCGCCGACCGACGAGCCGCTGACCTTCGCCGGCGTGCCGTTCGACCACCCCCTGTACGTGCTCTACTCCTCCGGCACCACCGGGCTGCCCAAGCCGATCGTGCACGGCCACGGCGGCATCCTGCTGGAACACCTGAAGATGCTCGCCCTGCACCACGACCTGGGCCCCGGCGACCGGTTCTTCTGGTTCACCACCACCGGCTGGATGATGTGGAACTTCCTGGTCTCCGCGCCGGCGGTCGGCGCGGCGATCGTGCTGTTCGACGGCAACCCGGGCCATCCCGACCTGGGCGGGCTGTGGCGGCTGGCCGCCGAGACCGGCACCACCTACTTCGGCACCTCCGCGCCGTTCCTGCTGGCCTGCCGCAAGGCCGGCCTGGTGCCGCGCGAGGTCGCCGACCTGTCCGCGCTGCGCGGCGTCGGCTCCACCGGCGCGCCGCTGCCCGCCGAGGGCTTCACCTGGGTCTACGAGGCGGTCGGCACCGACCTCCAGCTCCAGTCGCTCTCCGGCGGCACGGACGTGTGCACCGGGTTCGTCGGCGGGGTGCCGCTGCTGCCGGTGCACGCCGGGGAGATCACCTGCCGGGCGCTCGGCGCGCGGGTGGAGGCGCGTTCGGCCGACGGCACGCCGGTCCTCGGCGAGCTGGGCGAGCTGGTCATCACCGCGCCGATGCCGAGCATGCCGGTCGGGTTCTGGAACGACGCCGACGGGTCCCGCTACCGGGAGGCGTACTTCGAGCTCTACCCGGGCGTGTGGCGGCACGGCGACTGGATCACCATCAACGAGCGGGGCGGCTGCGTGATCACCGGCCGGTCCGACGCCACCCTCAACCGGGGCGGCGTGCGGCTCGGCACCGCCGAGTTCTACTCCGTCGTCGAGGGCCTCGACGAGGTCGTCGACTCGGTGGTGGTGCACCTGGAGGACGACGAGGGCGGCGCGGGGGAGCTGCTGCTGTTCGTGGTGCTCGCGGAGGGGCTCGAACTCGACGACGCGCTGCGGAGGAAGATCTGCCGCGAGCTGCGTACCGCCCTGTCGCCCCGGCACGTGCCCGACGAGATCCATCAGGTCCGGGCCGTGCCGCGCACGCTGAGCGCCAAGAAGCTGGAGGTGCCGGTGAAGAAGATCCTCACCGGCACGCCGGTGGACGACGCGGCGGCCAAGGGCGCCCTGGCCAACCCGGAGTCGCTGACGGCCTTCGCCGCGTTCGCCCAGCGTCGGCCCGCCCCCGAGGCGCCGGCCCGCTCCTGA
- a CDS encoding acyl-CoA thioesterase gives MTDHPSAAPQPSAPPQGKPTSYSRVTLSRIMTAVDVNLYGTVHGGVLMKFVDDVAGAAAARHSGGTAVTAAIDEIVFSEAVRVGDLVHAHAQVNWTGQTSMEVGVRVVAERWDSAEDEPVPVATAYLVFVGVDVGGLPRPVRPVLPETLEDERRYREAEIRRAHRLARRRAIQAHREA, from the coding sequence ATGACAGATCACCCCTCCGCCGCGCCGCAGCCCTCTGCGCCCCCGCAGGGAAAACCCACGTCGTACTCCCGCGTCACGCTCAGTCGAATCATGACCGCGGTCGATGTCAATCTGTACGGGACCGTGCACGGAGGGGTGTTGATGAAGTTCGTCGACGACGTGGCGGGCGCGGCGGCGGCCCGGCACAGCGGCGGCACGGCGGTGACGGCCGCGATCGACGAGATCGTGTTCTCCGAGGCGGTCCGGGTGGGCGACCTGGTGCACGCGCACGCCCAGGTCAACTGGACCGGGCAGACCTCGATGGAGGTGGGCGTGCGGGTGGTCGCCGAGCGCTGGGACTCGGCCGAGGACGAGCCGGTGCCGGTCGCCACGGCGTACCTGGTCTTCGTGGGGGTGGACGTGGGCGGCCTGCCCCGCCCGGTCCGGCCGGTGCTGCCGGAGACCTTGGAGGACGAGCGCCGCTACCGGGAGGCGGAGATCCGCCGCGCCCACCGGCTGGCCCGCCGCCGCGCGATCCAGGCCCACCGCGAGGCCTGA
- a CDS encoding acyl-CoA dehydrogenase family protein yields MAAEQSFDVYRLPEEHEAVREAVREVCAAKVAPHAAEADETGEFPKASYDALRSADFHAPHIPVEYGGAGADALATAIVIEEVARACASSSLIPAVNKLGTMPLILAGSDELKRAYLTPVAAGEAMFSYCLSEPEAGSDAASMTTRAVRDGDHWVLNGVKRWITNAGVSDFYTVFAVTDPTARSKGISAFVVEKSDQGVSFGAPEKKLGIKGSPTREVYLDNVRVPADRMIGAEGTGFATAMKTLDHTRVTIAAQAVGIAQGALDYAKGYVQERKQFGKAVAEFQGVQFMLADMGMKLEAARQLTYAAAGKSERGDADLTYFGAAAKCFASDAAMEITTDAVQLLGGYGYTRDYPVERMMRDAKITQIYEGTNQVQRIVMARQLLRG; encoded by the coding sequence ATGGCCGCAGAGCAGTCGTTCGACGTCTACCGGTTGCCCGAGGAGCACGAGGCGGTCCGCGAGGCGGTGCGTGAGGTCTGTGCGGCGAAGGTGGCCCCGCACGCCGCCGAGGCCGACGAGACGGGCGAGTTCCCCAAGGCGTCCTACGACGCGTTGCGTTCCGCCGACTTCCACGCACCGCACATCCCCGTCGAATACGGCGGCGCCGGCGCGGATGCCCTGGCCACGGCCATCGTGATCGAGGAGGTCGCCCGGGCCTGCGCCTCGTCCTCGCTGATCCCGGCGGTCAACAAGCTGGGCACCATGCCGCTGATCCTGGCCGGCTCCGACGAGCTCAAGCGCGCCTACCTGACCCCGGTGGCGGCCGGTGAGGCGATGTTCTCCTACTGCCTCTCCGAGCCGGAAGCCGGCAGCGACGCCGCGTCGATGACCACCCGGGCGGTCCGCGACGGCGACCACTGGGTGCTCAACGGGGTGAAGCGGTGGATCACCAACGCCGGAGTGTCGGATTTCTACACCGTCTTCGCCGTGACGGATCCCACAGCCCGTTCCAAGGGCATTTCGGCGTTCGTGGTCGAAAAGTCTGACCAGGGCGTCAGCTTCGGCGCCCCGGAGAAGAAGCTCGGCATCAAGGGCTCGCCGACCCGTGAGGTCTACCTCGACAACGTCCGCGTCCCCGCCGACCGCATGATCGGCGCGGAGGGCACCGGCTTCGCCACCGCCATGAAGACCCTCGACCACACCCGGGTCACCATCGCCGCGCAGGCCGTCGGCATCGCCCAGGGCGCGCTCGACTACGCCAAGGGGTACGTCCAGGAGCGCAAGCAGTTCGGCAAGGCGGTCGCCGAGTTCCAGGGCGTCCAGTTCATGCTCGCCGACATGGGCATGAAGCTGGAGGCGGCCCGCCAGTTGACGTACGCCGCCGCCGGAAAGTCCGAGCGGGGCGACGCCGACCTGACCTACTTCGGCGCGGCGGCCAAGTGCTTCGCCTCCGACGCCGCCATGGAGATCACCACCGACGCCGTGCAGCTGCTCGGCGGGTACGGCTACACCCGCGACTACCCGGTCGAGCGGATGATGCGGGACGCCAAGATCACCCAGATCTACGAGGGCACCAACCAGGTCCAGCGCATCGTGATGGCCCGCCAGCTGCTGCGCGGCTGA
- a CDS encoding UDP-glucose dehydrogenase family protein, which translates to MTIPYPNTQPMPAIAAVTPPSGAARPRVTFLGTGYLGATYAICYAELGYEVLGFDVDADKIAKLNAGEVPIHEPGLDELLRRNLAAGRLRFSTDIAETADFGDVHFICVGTPQRADGMGADLSYVEASVTGLAQHLTRKALIVGKSTVPVGTAEWVEQLVGKHTPPDLGVEVAWSPEFLQEGFAVDDVLRPNRIVVGVKSDWANGMLYAAHKGVFDLAATEDREVPLVVTDFATAELVKVAANAFLATKISFINAMAEVCEVAGGDVTQLAKAIGYDPRIGNRFLQAGLGFGGACLPKDIRAFQARAQELGAGEALRFLHEVDLINLRRRTRVIALAAELLGRRAGPAGPDLSGTRIAVLGATFKPNTDDVRDAPALAVAGLLGKAGADVHVFDPQGAENARRVAPELTYESTMADAVTGADLVCVLTEWADFRNADPVALGELVAGRRVVDGRNCLDATLWSQAGWEYRGMGRP; encoded by the coding sequence GTGACGATCCCGTACCCGAACACCCAACCGATGCCGGCCATCGCCGCGGTCACGCCGCCGTCGGGCGCGGCCCGCCCCCGGGTCACCTTCCTCGGCACCGGGTATCTCGGTGCGACGTACGCCATCTGTTACGCGGAGCTGGGCTACGAGGTGCTCGGCTTCGACGTCGACGCCGACAAGATCGCCAAGCTGAACGCGGGCGAGGTGCCGATCCACGAGCCCGGCCTCGACGAGCTGCTGCGGCGCAACCTGGCCGCCGGCCGGCTGCGGTTCAGCACCGACATCGCCGAGACCGCCGACTTCGGCGACGTGCACTTCATCTGCGTGGGCACCCCGCAGCGGGCCGACGGGATGGGCGCCGACCTGTCGTACGTCGAGGCGTCCGTGACCGGCCTCGCCCAGCACCTGACCCGCAAGGCGCTGATCGTCGGCAAGTCCACCGTCCCCGTCGGCACCGCCGAGTGGGTGGAGCAGCTCGTCGGCAAACACACCCCGCCCGACCTCGGCGTCGAGGTGGCGTGGAGCCCCGAGTTCCTCCAGGAGGGCTTCGCCGTCGACGACGTGCTGCGTCCCAACCGGATCGTGGTCGGCGTCAAGAGCGACTGGGCCAACGGCATGCTCTACGCCGCCCACAAGGGCGTCTTCGACCTGGCCGCCACCGAGGACCGCGAGGTCCCGCTGGTGGTCACCGACTTCGCCACCGCCGAGCTGGTCAAGGTCGCCGCGAACGCCTTCCTGGCCACCAAGATCTCGTTCATCAACGCGATGGCCGAGGTGTGCGAGGTGGCCGGCGGCGACGTCACCCAGCTCGCCAAGGCCATCGGGTACGACCCCCGCATCGGCAACCGGTTCCTCCAGGCCGGGCTCGGTTTCGGCGGGGCGTGCCTGCCCAAGGACATCCGCGCCTTCCAGGCCCGCGCGCAGGAGCTGGGGGCCGGCGAGGCGCTGCGCTTCCTGCACGAGGTCGACCTGATCAACCTGCGCCGCCGGACCCGGGTGATCGCGCTGGCCGCCGAGCTGCTCGGCCGCCGCGCCGGGCCCGCCGGTCCGGACCTGTCCGGCACCCGGATCGCCGTGCTGGGCGCCACGTTCAAGCCCAACACCGACGACGTACGCGACGCCCCGGCGCTCGCCGTCGCCGGGCTGCTCGGCAAGGCCGGGGCGGACGTGCACGTGTTCGACCCGCAGGGCGCCGAGAACGCCCGCCGGGTGGCCCCCGAGCTGACGTACGAGTCCACGATGGCCGACGCGGTGACCGGGGCGGACCTGGTCTGCGTGCTCACCGAGTGGGCCGACTTCCGCAACGCCGACCCGGTGGCCCTCGGCGAGCTGGTCGCCGGCCGCCGCGTGGTCGACGGCCGCAACTGCCTCGACGCGACACTGTGGAGCCAGGCCGGCTGGGAGTACCGGGGCATGGGCCGCCCCTGA
- a CDS encoding SCO7613 C-terminal domain-containing membrane protein, whose product MQTFQCSSCSREIKPAAQCPHCGAHQPQWAGHLAEVERSIAEMKAREAAIAAEQRQIAAKMQAALFQRDILSHATEERLKQAARPRRVLRRRPGRRPPTATTGAPPRVPRQGAAPPPPQDPPPPPPPSAARWLDADDPENPPEASSREVQNIPLGLGALLLAVAAVVFALVATSSMDALSRLGVLLVATVLLLLAPPVLARRGLTSTAETISAVGLLLVPLAGYALWTADLIGGGGASGAVFAGVIFLVTAAVGFGYALFTGLRAPRFATVLAAQPVLPLLAYDRVSGPIGWALVLTAVAVVDLWLARSPVTVERPVRQNLPDGRLGPPAPPPRRPAEDGPAGADLSAEDAVHRPARAGRTTRPGGERRPEGDPEEAGEVLDASAGVPAGEPPARPVPALRELTWLLHGVAVALALAYAVTAVLRAASLPTAAGAGTVLLLAALVGLGGALVLRRPPLPDVAAGVLTLAVIGALGRVASVAFPGRALLLVAAVITLTGLAVRALPEAARRGPQLASAAALTVSGLVVAVGALRAGLAPALAAVPAWTADLDRYPAELAASVGPAAWQLAASAFLLTVAAVLALPAQIRREFAVAGAALTALAVPASFGLGWVAAPWPLVAAAIGIGAVGLTATTTRSATVHAVAAAVVGLLGAAAGLARPALTAAVLLALFVGGALVAVVPRIRMTAAAAADTVANWAAGGAAFALPGSVAAFVAATVPTDPTPTPASLRVVTVPVLAASFLAVCVTLGYAALVQVSERRIPMPLALGTGLGALVVTAAAFTAPGGTAADAWVGALLFVAGLLVFLAPSIDAGRRADLTLDGSDLATAAVTAALVATLVRVAAVLTPGGQLVVAAALVAVVAVVARAMPEEWRRGPILGLAVGGTLIGLLAGWSALRGGWGVLAVPGPIWAGDLSGWPAAPTGGSTWQAPVALALLGVAAGVLLPHPWKHDVSGVAAVLATIGLPAAFELPWWSPVLVGLAVATAFGTAAAASLDPRAGLSRAAVAGAVALHAAGAGLVRPWTTALALGGIALIGVVVAALSRVFAAPLVDDVTTEGMPPHLVQIGGVAAGAALLALPGAVAALAAESGRSPEVVLTAALAASSLGLAAVAAVRRQVPQYLPYASAAIVGGATVSAVAAIVAGLPSGVYAAAAALLGVFAELVRASTVPPAGSTQRVRRWTVLLDGALRRAPDDDGTAVRWRVSPAAGALAAAALPVALAVFSLAPALEVALVEPYRALGRVWQGPPPELLAPPADAVDPTHVLTALLLTLTAALAAVGLSGGRRSRAVPVVLPGAAVTLLITPTALGHGWPVSVLAALSVFTISMLGLALSPPPPVAERARSLRTARVLVFVIGLAGGGAGLLGSLATRELTLFTLGGAVGVGVVAALYGTTQRARILGWLFASLTAQLFVLVVGLVVGLAAVWSAFGVLAVGAALQVFAATLPRLRRPEARREAATVEWSGFAAALIALALAFDSPRHIAALLAAWGAVLGVAAARPGRQPVERRILFWAVVCCEIVAWWILMRVADVALPEAYTLPFAALALLVGVLELRQRPDLSSWVAYGPALVAAFVPTLAIVLATDSSMLRQVLLLLGAVAVLIFGTTSQQQAPVIVGATVTAIAAVHALFSLGPWLVLIPVGLVLLVLGASNERRRRAQDRLQTALRGMR is encoded by the coding sequence GTGCAGACCTTTCAGTGCTCCTCGTGCAGTCGGGAGATCAAGCCGGCCGCGCAGTGCCCGCACTGCGGCGCGCACCAGCCCCAGTGGGCCGGGCACCTCGCGGAGGTCGAGCGGTCGATCGCGGAGATGAAGGCCCGCGAGGCCGCCATCGCCGCCGAGCAGCGCCAGATCGCCGCGAAGATGCAGGCCGCGCTCTTCCAGCGGGACATCCTGAGCCACGCCACCGAGGAACGCCTCAAGCAGGCCGCCCGCCCCCGACGCGTGCTGCGCCGCCGCCCCGGCCGCCGGCCGCCGACCGCGACGACGGGGGCCCCGCCCCGGGTGCCCCGCCAGGGAGCCGCCCCGCCCCCGCCGCAGGATCCGCCGCCGCCCCCGCCGCCGTCGGCGGCCCGCTGGCTGGACGCCGACGACCCCGAGAATCCACCGGAGGCGTCGTCGCGCGAGGTGCAGAACATCCCCCTCGGGCTGGGGGCGCTGCTGCTCGCCGTGGCGGCGGTGGTCTTCGCCCTGGTGGCCACCAGCTCGATGGACGCCCTGTCCCGGCTCGGGGTCCTGCTCGTCGCCACGGTGCTGCTGCTGCTCGCCCCGCCCGTGCTGGCCCGGCGCGGGCTCACCTCGACCGCCGAGACGATCTCCGCCGTCGGCCTGCTGCTGGTGCCCCTCGCCGGTTACGCACTGTGGACGGCGGACCTCATCGGCGGCGGGGGCGCGTCCGGCGCGGTCTTCGCCGGGGTGATCTTCCTGGTCACCGCCGCCGTCGGATTCGGCTACGCCCTCTTCACGGGGCTGCGCGCCCCCCGCTTCGCCACCGTGCTGGCCGCGCAGCCGGTGCTGCCGCTGCTGGCGTACGACCGGGTGTCCGGGCCGATCGGCTGGGCCCTGGTGCTGACCGCCGTCGCCGTGGTCGACCTCTGGCTGGCCCGTTCGCCGGTGACGGTGGAGCGGCCGGTGCGTCAGAACCTGCCGGACGGCCGGCTCGGCCCGCCCGCTCCGCCGCCCCGCCGACCCGCCGAGGACGGCCCCGCCGGGGCGGACCTGTCCGCCGAGGACGCCGTGCACCGGCCCGCCCGGGCCGGCCGGACCACCCGGCCCGGCGGGGAGCGGCGGCCGGAGGGCGACCCGGAGGAGGCCGGCGAGGTGCTCGACGCCTCCGCCGGGGTGCCGGCAGGCGAGCCGCCGGCCCGCCCGGTGCCGGCCCTGCGCGAGCTGACCTGGCTGCTGCACGGCGTCGCGGTGGCGCTGGCCCTGGCGTACGCGGTGACGGCGGTCCTGCGCGCCGCCTCGCTGCCGACGGCGGCCGGGGCGGGCACGGTGCTGCTGCTGGCCGCCCTGGTGGGGCTGGGCGGCGCGCTGGTGCTGCGCCGGCCGCCGCTGCCGGACGTGGCCGCCGGCGTGCTCACCCTCGCGGTGATCGGCGCGCTGGGCCGGGTCGCGTCGGTGGCGTTCCCCGGCCGGGCCCTGCTGCTCGTCGCCGCCGTCATCACCCTCACCGGCCTGGCGGTGCGGGCCCTGCCGGAGGCCGCCCGGCGCGGCCCGCAGCTCGCCTCGGCGGCGGCGCTCACGGTCAGCGGCCTGGTGGTGGCCGTCGGCGCGCTGCGCGCCGGGCTGGCCCCGGCCCTGGCCGCCGTCCCGGCCTGGACGGCCGACCTCGACCGGTACCCCGCCGAGCTGGCCGCCTCCGTCGGCCCGGCGGCCTGGCAGCTCGCCGCCAGCGCCTTCCTGCTCACCGTCGCCGCCGTGCTGGCGCTGCCCGCGCAGATCCGCCGCGAGTTCGCGGTGGCCGGTGCGGCGCTGACCGCGCTGGCCGTCCCCGCGTCGTTCGGCCTGGGCTGGGTGGCCGCGCCGTGGCCGCTGGTGGCCGCCGCGATCGGCATCGGCGCGGTCGGGCTCACCGCCACGACGACCCGGTCCGCCACCGTGCACGCGGTCGCCGCCGCCGTCGTCGGCCTGCTCGGCGCGGCCGCCGGGCTGGCCCGCCCGGCGCTGACCGCCGCCGTGCTGCTCGCCCTCTTCGTGGGCGGCGCGCTGGTGGCGGTGGTGCCCCGGATCCGGATGACCGCCGCAGCCGCCGCGGACACCGTCGCCAACTGGGCCGCCGGCGGGGCGGCGTTCGCGCTGCCGGGGTCGGTGGCGGCGTTCGTCGCCGCGACCGTGCCGACCGATCCGACGCCGACCCCGGCGAGCCTGCGCGTGGTCACGGTGCCGGTGCTGGCGGCGAGCTTCCTCGCGGTCTGCGTCACCCTCGGCTACGCGGCCCTCGTGCAGGTCTCCGAGCGGCGCATCCCCATGCCGCTGGCGCTGGGCACCGGGCTCGGGGCGCTGGTGGTGACGGCCGCCGCGTTCACCGCGCCGGGGGGCACCGCCGCCGACGCCTGGGTGGGCGCGCTGCTGTTCGTGGCCGGCCTGCTGGTCTTCCTCGCCCCGTCGATCGACGCGGGGCGGCGCGCGGACCTGACACTCGACGGCTCCGACCTGGCCACGGCGGCGGTCACCGCGGCGCTGGTCGCGACCCTGGTCCGGGTCGCGGCGGTGCTCACCCCGGGCGGGCAGCTCGTGGTGGCCGCCGCGCTGGTGGCGGTGGTCGCGGTGGTCGCGCGGGCGATGCCGGAGGAGTGGCGGCGCGGGCCGATCCTCGGCCTCGCCGTCGGCGGCACCCTGATCGGGCTGCTCGCGGGCTGGAGCGCGCTGCGCGGCGGCTGGGGCGTGCTGGCCGTCCCCGGCCCGATCTGGGCGGGCGACCTGTCCGGCTGGCCGGCCGCGCCGACCGGCGGGTCCACCTGGCAGGCCCCGGTCGCCTTGGCCCTGCTCGGGGTCGCCGCCGGGGTGCTGCTGCCGCATCCGTGGAAGCACGACGTCTCGGGCGTCGCCGCCGTGCTCGCCACCATCGGCCTCCCGGCCGCCTTCGAGCTGCCCTGGTGGTCGCCGGTGCTGGTCGGCCTGGCGGTCGCCACGGCCTTCGGGACGGCCGCCGCCGCGTCGCTCGACCCGCGCGCCGGGCTGTCCCGGGCGGCCGTGGCCGGGGCGGTCGCCCTGCACGCGGCCGGCGCCGGGCTCGTCCGGCCGTGGACGACCGCGCTGGCGCTCGGCGGCATCGCGCTCATCGGCGTGGTCGTGGCCGCCCTGTCCCGGGTGTTCGCCGCCCCGCTGGTGGACGACGTCACCACCGAGGGGATGCCGCCGCACCTGGTGCAGATCGGCGGGGTCGCCGCCGGGGCGGCGCTGCTCGCGCTCCCCGGCGCGGTGGCCGCGCTGGCCGCCGAGTCCGGCCGGTCGCCCGAGGTGGTGCTGACGGCCGCGTTGGCCGCGTCGAGCCTGGGTCTGGCCGCGGTCGCCGCGGTCCGCCGGCAGGTGCCCCAATACCTTCCGTACGCCAGCGCGGCGATCGTCGGCGGCGCGACCGTCAGCGCCGTCGCCGCCATCGTGGCGGGGCTGCCCTCCGGCGTCTACGCGGCGGCCGCCGCGCTGCTCGGGGTGTTCGCCGAGCTGGTCCGCGCGTCGACCGTGCCGCCGGCCGGCTCGACGCAACGGGTCCGGCGCTGGACGGTGCTGCTCGACGGCGCGCTGCGCCGGGCCCCCGACGACGACGGGACGGCGGTGCGTTGGCGGGTCAGTCCGGCGGCCGGCGCGCTGGCCGCCGCGGCGCTGCCCGTCGCGCTGGCCGTGTTCTCGCTCGCGCCCGCGCTGGAGGTGGCGCTGGTCGAGCCGTACCGGGCGCTGGGGCGGGTGTGGCAGGGGCCGCCGCCGGAGCTGCTCGCCCCGCCCGCCGACGCGGTCGACCCGACGCACGTGCTGACCGCGCTGCTGCTCACGTTGACCGCGGCGCTGGCCGCCGTCGGGCTCAGCGGCGGGCGGCGGTCCCGGGCGGTGCCGGTGGTGCTGCCCGGGGCGGCGGTGACCCTGCTGATCACGCCGACGGCCCTGGGCCACGGCTGGCCGGTGAGCGTGCTGGCCGCCCTGTCGGTGTTCACGATCTCGATGCTGGGGCTGGCGCTCAGCCCGCCCCCGCCGGTCGCGGAGCGGGCGCGGTCGCTGCGTACCGCCCGGGTGTTGGTCTTCGTGATCGGCCTGGCCGGCGGCGGGGCCGGGCTGCTGGGCAGCCTGGCCACCCGGGAGCTGACCCTGTTCACGCTGGGCGGGGCGGTCGGCGTGGGCGTCGTCGCGGCCCTGTACGGCACCACGCAGCGGGCCCGCATCCTCGGCTGGTTGTTCGCCTCGCTGACGGCGCAGTTGTTCGTGCTGGTCGTGGGCCTGGTGGTGGGCTTGGCCGCGGTCTGGTCCGCGTTCGGGGTGCTGGCCGTCGGCGCGGCCCTCCAGGTGTTCGCCGCGACCCTGCCCCGGCTGCGCCGGCCGGAGGCCCGCCGCGAGGCGGCCACGGTGGAGTGGAGCGGGTTCGCCGCCGCGCTGATCGCCCTGGCGCTGGCCTTCGACTCGCCCCGGCACATCGCCGCGCTGCTGGCCGCCTGGGGCGCCGTGCTCGGGGTGGCGGCGGCCCGGCCCGGCCGGCAGCCGGTGGAGCGGCGGATCCTGTTCTGGGCGGTGGTCTGCTGCGAGATCGTCGCCTGGTGGATCCTGATGCGGGTCGCCGACGTGGCGCTGCCGGAGGCGTACACCCTGCCGTTCGCGGCGCTGGCCCTGCTGGTGGGGGTGCTGGAGCTGCGGCAGCGGCCGGACCTGTCGAGCTGGGTGGCGTACGGGCCGGCGCTGGTGGCCGCGTTCGTGCCGACCCTGGCGATCGTGCTGGCCACCGACTCCAGCATGCTGCGGCAGGTGCTGCTGCTGCTCGGCGCGGTGGCGGTGCTGATCTTCGGCACCACCAGCCAGCAGCAGGCCCCGGTGATCGTCGGCGCGACGGTCACCGCGATCGCGGCGGTGCACGCGCTGTTCAGCCTGGGCCCCTGGCTGGTGCTGATCCCGGTGGGGCTGGTGCTGCTGGTGCTCGGGGCGAGCAACGAGCGCCGCCGCCGCGCGCAGGACCGCCTCCAGACGGCCCTGCGCGGCATGAGATGA